The Roseofilum casamattae BLCC-M143 genome window below encodes:
- a CDS encoding heme o synthase, whose translation MHDTVRLSASSLQQTILETLHNYYQLTKPRIIPLLLITTAASMWIASKGEVDALLLLVTLTGGTLAAASAQTLNCIYDLDIDYAMVRTRKRPLPSGKVQPRHALIFAIVLAGLSFSILTVFANLQAALLAMAGIVFYMAIYTHILKRNTPQNIVIGGAAGSIPPLVGWVAVTGELSWAAWLLFGLIFLWTPPHFWALALMIREDYASVNVPMLPVVAGEEETTRQIWIYSLLVVPVSLLLVYPLGVCGAVYACFALGLGAIFLQKAWELLQAPTDLGLAKSMFKYSILYMMALCTGMVVDSLPVTHAIVRAGSSHLETLMAAVLNFS comes from the coding sequence ATGCATGACACCGTTAGACTTTCGGCATCCTCGCTGCAACAAACTATTCTGGAAACCCTACACAATTACTATCAACTAACCAAACCTCGCATTATTCCTCTCCTCCTCATTACTACAGCTGCCAGTATGTGGATCGCCTCGAAAGGAGAAGTCGATGCGCTCCTTTTGCTGGTGACTTTAACTGGAGGAACCTTAGCGGCTGCCTCTGCCCAAACTCTCAACTGCATTTATGACCTGGATATTGATTATGCCATGGTGCGGACGCGCAAACGCCCCCTTCCTTCCGGGAAAGTTCAACCCCGCCATGCCCTCATTTTTGCCATCGTTTTAGCCGGACTTTCGTTTAGCATACTGACGGTTTTTGCTAACCTGCAAGCCGCCCTGTTGGCCATGGCTGGAATTGTGTTTTATATGGCAATCTACACTCATATTTTGAAACGCAATACTCCGCAAAATATTGTCATTGGCGGAGCAGCAGGTTCAATTCCCCCATTGGTCGGTTGGGTTGCCGTCACTGGAGAACTCAGTTGGGCAGCTTGGTTGTTATTTGGGCTGATTTTTCTCTGGACTCCCCCTCATTTTTGGGCATTAGCGTTAATGATTCGCGAAGATTATGCGAGTGTTAATGTGCCCATGTTGCCCGTTGTTGCTGGCGAAGAGGAAACGACTCGGCAAATTTGGATCTATTCTTTACTGGTAGTTCCGGTTTCCCTGCTGTTGGTTTATCCTTTGGGAGTTTGTGGCGCGGTTTATGCCTGCTTTGCTTTAGGATTAGGAGCGATCTTTCTCCAGAAAGCTTGGGAATTGTTGCAAGCTCCAACAGATTTGGGATTAGCCAAATCGATGTTTAAGTATTCGATTCTTTATATGATGGCATTGTGTACGGGAATGGTGGTGGATAGCTTGCCCGTTACCCATGCGATCGTGCGAGCTGGTTCGAGTCATTTAGAAACATTAATGGCTGCTGTTTTGAATTTCAGTTAA
- a CDS encoding COX15/CtaA family protein has protein sequence MANFTLHQSIRSNDRTPARQRILSLLVKLAVATVLLMAVGSATRVMNAGLACPDWPLCYGTLVPTQQMNLQVFLEWFHRLDASLIGLGTMVLTFLCWRSRAELPQWLPWASAGSLSLVIIQGLLGGLTVTELLRFDIVAAHLGTALLFFLSLVTLWMMLLPYNPTGTAGKLPWMGVLAASFVYGQSIVGALVASQWALHQCFGGHQLCEIMNSHIAGVLPPTIATLVLAIWARRTPALHPLLKRLTHYAVGLLILQILLGVATFWLHLQIEPLTVAHQTIGACLLGILTAFTVLGWRDVSAIAAE, from the coding sequence ATGGCTAACTTTACACTCCATCAATCAATTAGATCTAACGATCGCACTCCAGCTCGACAGAGAATTTTGAGCTTGTTAGTGAAACTAGCGGTTGCCACTGTCTTGCTGATGGCAGTTGGGAGCGCCACGAGAGTTATGAATGCGGGTTTAGCTTGTCCGGACTGGCCGTTGTGTTATGGAACGTTGGTGCCAACCCAGCAAATGAACCTGCAAGTCTTTCTGGAATGGTTTCATCGTCTCGATGCCAGTTTAATTGGCTTAGGGACAATGGTTTTAACCTTCCTCTGCTGGCGATCGCGGGCGGAACTCCCCCAGTGGTTGCCCTGGGCATCGGCCGGCAGTCTGAGCCTCGTCATTATCCAGGGACTGCTCGGAGGGCTAACGGTCACCGAACTGCTCCGATTCGATATTGTTGCCGCCCACCTAGGCACGGCCCTACTCTTTTTTCTCTCCCTGGTGACCTTATGGATGATGTTATTACCCTACAATCCAACGGGTACAGCCGGTAAGCTTCCCTGGATGGGCGTTCTAGCTGCCTCATTCGTCTACGGGCAAAGTATTGTAGGGGCACTGGTTGCCTCTCAATGGGCGCTGCACCAATGCTTTGGCGGTCATCAACTGTGTGAAATTATGAACAGTCATATTGCTGGAGTCCTGCCTCCCACGATCGCCACCCTCGTCTTAGCCATTTGGGCCCGTCGTACCCCAGCTCTCCATCCCCTGCTCAAACGCTTGACTCACTATGCAGTCGGACTGCTGATCCTGCAAATTCTGCTCGGGGTCGCCACGTTTTGGCTGCACCTGCAAATCGAACCCCTCACCGTTGCCCATCAAACCATTGGAGCTTGCTTGCTCGGAATCTTAACCGCATTTACCGTTCTCGGATGGCGCGATGTCAGTGCTATTGCCGCTGAGTAG
- a CDS encoding cytochrome c oxidase subunit 3 has protein sequence MGYGEESHGGSHHEEHPDHRIFGIIMFLVAESMIFLGLFAAYLTFKLTSPDWQPEGSELELLLPGVNTLILISSSLVIHKAGDAIKQKGDEGGLRLWFGITALMGFVFLIGQLYEYFHLSFGLTDNVFASTFYVLTGFHGLHVFFGLVLILGVLWRSRISGHYSQEHHFGVEAAELYWHFVDVIWIVLFTLLYLL, from the coding sequence ATTGGATATGGCGAAGAGTCCCATGGCGGATCTCATCATGAAGAACATCCCGATCATCGAATATTTGGAATTATCATGTTCCTAGTTGCCGAATCGATGATCTTTTTAGGTTTGTTTGCAGCTTATCTCACATTTAAGCTAACCTCACCAGACTGGCAACCGGAAGGAAGCGAACTCGAACTTTTATTACCTGGAGTCAATACATTAATCCTAATTTCTAGTAGCTTAGTCATTCATAAAGCCGGAGATGCGATTAAGCAAAAGGGAGATGAAGGCGGTCTCAGACTTTGGTTTGGCATCACTGCCTTAATGGGGTTTGTCTTTCTTATCGGCCAGCTCTACGAGTATTTTCATCTGAGTTTTGGCTTAACAGATAATGTCTTTGCCAGTACGTTTTACGTGCTCACTGGGTTTCACGGTTTGCACGTTTTCTTTGGTTTGGTATTAATTTTAGGCGTTCTGTGGCGATCGCGCATTAGCGGCCACTATTCCCAAGAACACCATTTCGGCGTGGAAGCAGCGGAACTTTATTGGCACTTT
- a CDS encoding HD family phosphohydrolase, producing the protein MKSLQSLSKWVDQWWRMYVTNAPQQRQPGNPAPSVQQTPGTNVPLLAEAVSGEKSASKIPPTAFFLLAVASLTSSFGYRLYSTPQLREGTLAPETIVAPQTATVIDTKATEEKRKSIRSGSYTVLKIDLEVDRELIETLDDILMQGNYLRRQAELPYLPELLIPAETQRYLRQLSEPQWQQMKQLLDVEQTSAPGTGETPSSDGIEEPQPPSPALGQTPIAALNALEELPTEQPEVGEEISPSMGLAIAQLRRIKQESSPVEWEDTLLSISKARKTYESVVRNLNSGGLSNNSSAYTSSVLEWSKSTWVQTEIGIDRAMERILTQGLAEGLPERQISAAVSLHVRDLVPASTQPFARRVLNEVLKDRHNLVHDKEAASQLAEQAAEAVPDIEYPVNAGEIIVNKGDTISTKQFVLIDYFELSQRQINWEGLMGYALLISGGVGIFCVVGRRVAPGMRQRDRILILLLTLSAPLLVAIKLPSMTLSASGLLLGGFYGSALATTVVGLTAIVLPIGMDVTWNQWLASAAGGLLAGMMAGRMRSREEAALLGMGVGVTQGAVYLFVTLIQTAVPGITWQPLLIRAALQGFAGVASSIAALGLSPYLEHLFDLVTPVRLAEISNPNRPLLQRLAAEAPGTFQHTLFVSTLAEAATRTLGGNCELVRAGTLYHDIGKMHDPLGFIENQMGGPNKHDEIKDPWKSAAIIKKHVSEGLVLAKQYRLPKAVRAFIPEHQGSMLIAFFYYQAKQMGEKDPTLQVQESDFRYPGPIPQSRETGIVMLADSCEAALRSLKEATYEEALAMVNKILKARWQDNQLVDSGLTREEMPIIADTFVRVWQQFNHKRIAYPKGALPK; encoded by the coding sequence ATGAAATCCTTGCAATCGTTAAGTAAATGGGTAGACCAATGGTGGCGAATGTACGTCACCAACGCTCCCCAACAACGTCAGCCCGGAAATCCTGCGCCCTCCGTTCAGCAGACTCCAGGAACTAACGTGCCACTCCTAGCTGAAGCAGTATCTGGAGAGAAGTCGGCGAGCAAAATTCCTCCAACAGCATTTTTTCTCCTGGCAGTTGCCTCATTAACCAGTTCTTTTGGCTATCGCTTATACAGCACTCCCCAATTACGAGAAGGAACCCTAGCTCCGGAAACCATTGTTGCTCCACAGACAGCAACAGTAATCGATACAAAAGCAACGGAAGAAAAGCGCAAATCGATTCGTAGCGGTTCGTATACCGTACTCAAAATCGATTTAGAGGTCGATCGCGAACTGATCGAAACTCTGGATGATATTTTAATGCAAGGTAATTATTTGCGCCGTCAAGCGGAGCTTCCCTATCTCCCCGAGTTACTGATACCAGCGGAAACCCAACGATATTTGCGCCAACTGTCAGAACCTCAATGGCAGCAAATGAAACAGCTGCTGGACGTGGAACAGACTTCAGCACCGGGGACGGGAGAAACCCCATCGTCCGATGGCATTGAGGAACCCCAACCGCCCTCTCCCGCTCTGGGGCAAACTCCCATTGCAGCTCTGAATGCCTTAGAGGAGTTGCCAACAGAGCAGCCAGAGGTGGGAGAAGAGATTTCCCCCAGTATGGGATTGGCCATTGCTCAGTTGCGTCGAATCAAACAAGAGAGTTCGCCGGTGGAATGGGAAGACACACTTTTGAGTATTTCTAAGGCTCGCAAAACTTATGAGTCAGTCGTCCGTAATTTAAACTCTGGGGGATTGAGCAATAACTCTTCTGCGTATACATCGAGCGTGTTGGAATGGAGCAAATCGACTTGGGTACAAACGGAAATAGGTATTGACCGGGCAATGGAGCGCATTCTGACCCAAGGGTTAGCTGAAGGGCTACCAGAACGGCAAATTTCGGCAGCGGTTTCCCTCCATGTCAGAGATTTGGTTCCTGCATCAACCCAGCCATTTGCTCGGCGAGTTCTAAATGAGGTGCTCAAAGATCGGCATAATTTAGTTCACGATAAGGAAGCCGCCAGTCAGTTGGCAGAACAGGCTGCTGAAGCCGTACCCGATATTGAATATCCGGTGAATGCTGGGGAAATTATCGTGAATAAGGGCGACACGATTTCCACTAAACAATTTGTTTTGATTGACTATTTTGAGCTGAGTCAGCGTCAGATTAATTGGGAAGGGTTAATGGGTTATGCTCTGCTGATTAGCGGTGGTGTGGGTATATTTTGTGTGGTGGGACGACGAGTGGCACCAGGAATGCGCCAGCGCGATCGCATTTTGATTTTGCTGCTAACCCTGAGCGCTCCTTTGTTGGTTGCCATTAAGCTACCCTCGATGACTCTATCGGCGAGTGGGTTATTGTTAGGAGGATTCTATGGCTCGGCTCTGGCTACAACAGTGGTTGGTCTGACGGCGATCGTATTGCCCATTGGCATGGATGTCACCTGGAATCAGTGGCTTGCCAGCGCGGCAGGAGGTTTGCTTGCGGGGATGATGGCAGGACGGATGCGATCGCGGGAAGAAGCGGCGTTGTTAGGCATGGGCGTTGGCGTGACTCAAGGCGCGGTCTATTTATTCGTGACTCTGATTCAAACGGCAGTTCCCGGAATTACCTGGCAGCCTCTGCTGATTCGTGCTGCTCTTCAGGGTTTTGCAGGAGTGGCCTCGAGTATTGCAGCTTTGGGTTTGAGTCCTTATTTAGAACATTTGTTCGATCTGGTGACTCCAGTTCGTCTGGCGGAAATTTCTAATCCCAATCGTCCGTTGCTCCAACGGTTGGCGGCAGAAGCTCCGGGTACGTTTCAGCATACTCTCTTTGTTTCCACCCTAGCAGAAGCGGCGACTCGTACTCTGGGAGGAAATTGCGAGTTGGTCCGAGCGGGAACGCTTTATCACGATATTGGGAAAATGCACGATCCTTTGGGGTTTATTGAGAATCAGATGGGAGGGCCGAATAAACATGACGAAATTAAAGACCCGTGGAAGAGTGCGGCAATTATTAAGAAGCACGTGAGTGAGGGGTTAGTATTAGCCAAACAGTATCGACTGCCCAAGGCCGTGCGCGCTTTTATTCCGGAACATCAAGGGTCAATGTTGATTGCTTTTTTCTATTATCAAGCGAAACAGATGGGCGAGAAAGACCCGACTTTACAGGTACAGGAGTCTGATTTTCGCTATCCCGGACCGATTCCGCAGTCGCGAGAGACGGGGATTGTGATGCTGGCAGATTCTTGCGAGGCGGCGTTGCGATCGCTGAAAGAAGCCACATATGAGGAGGCATTGGCCATGGTGAATAAGATTCTCAAGGCGCGATGGCAAGATAATCAGTTGGTGGATTCTGGATTAACGCGAGAGGAAATGCCGATTATTGCCGATACATTTGTCCGGGTTTGGCAACAGTTCAATCACAAGCGCATTGCTTATCCGAAAGGGGCATTGCCGAAATAG
- a CDS encoding cytochrome c oxidase subunit II, whose amino-acid sequence MNIPSNLITLIAGILLTLVSLWFGQHHGLLPVAASEEAPWIDGLFNTMMTISIGLFLLVQGILVYAAIRFRQRPGDETDGPPIEGNIPLEIFWTAIPATIVLGLGVYSFDVYTNMGGLDPKASQDNSAQIARASGSAIAASLSQESPLQAPEIEARSQVAVGIGADPKEVGKAPDLEIDVLGLQYAWIFTYPETGIVSGNLHMPADRDVQLNIKAQDVIHSLWLPQFRVKQDAIPGRESQLRLRPTEPGTYAVVCAELCGSYHGGMRTEAIVESPEDFDAWVKEQLASDPSSESRTTVANLSSEDYLSPYAEEMGVDSIALNALEGDRSEMTHHHHPL is encoded by the coding sequence GTGAATATTCCCAGTAATCTGATTACCTTAATCGCTGGTATTCTCCTAACTTTAGTCAGCCTCTGGTTCGGTCAACATCATGGCCTGCTTCCCGTTGCAGCGTCTGAAGAAGCACCGTGGATTGACGGACTCTTTAATACCATGATGACCATTTCCATTGGTCTCTTTCTACTGGTTCAAGGAATCCTAGTCTATGCCGCCATTCGGTTTCGCCAGCGTCCCGGAGACGAAACTGACGGGCCGCCCATTGAAGGCAATATTCCTCTAGAAATTTTCTGGACGGCAATTCCTGCCACGATCGTTTTGGGTTTGGGAGTCTATAGTTTCGATGTCTATACCAATATGGGCGGACTCGATCCCAAAGCTTCCCAAGATAATTCCGCCCAGATAGCTCGCGCTAGTGGCTCGGCTATTGCAGCTTCTCTGAGCCAAGAGTCTCCCCTACAAGCACCGGAGATTGAGGCGCGATCGCAAGTTGCCGTAGGTATTGGAGCCGATCCCAAAGAAGTCGGCAAAGCGCCAGATCTAGAAATTGATGTCCTCGGACTGCAATATGCCTGGATCTTTACCTACCCAGAAACCGGTATTGTTAGCGGTAACTTGCACATGCCTGCCGATCGCGACGTGCAACTGAACATTAAAGCCCAAGACGTGATTCACTCCCTCTGGCTCCCGCAGTTCCGCGTGAAACAAGATGCCATTCCCGGCCGCGAAAGCCAACTGCGCTTGCGGCCGACGGAACCCGGAACCTATGCCGTCGTTTGTGCGGAATTGTGCGGATCGTATCACGGCGGAATGCGAACCGAGGCGATCGTCGAATCTCCAGAAGACTTCGATGCTTGGGTCAAGGAACAACTCGCTAGCGACCCCTCCTCAGAGAGCCGGACGACCGTAGCCAACCTGTCCTCGGAAGACTACCTCAGCCCCTATGCCGAAGAAATGGGAGTAGACAGCATCGCACTCAATGCTCTAGAGGGCGATCGCTCCGAGATGACCCATCACCATCACCCCTTATAG
- a CDS encoding ADP-ribosylglycohydrolase family protein, with translation MSSMIWMKINLTLQGRFAGALWGLAIASALAQEDTPLREYALAVEGGRQLIDGGTLNVRKLSVAQPQESIALLLLLSLYYHEDPQLFSDRWEEISAYYQYSPDWEIAGRVIALTVGLLLEGKSDPKRLIEGLRSQLQYRDTAESPSLNSALNYLCENPRAVFQQQELSEKVSRALQPVVLGLACFLASSHSFSGVISLAKNYTHHRDCILAIAAILVGVDRTQGAIAVPWQLWLQHQIAGNSQVLVDPGDLAIGLLSSWSGAHLPQFDRSNPKISQSYVLQSRSRHAKIV, from the coding sequence ATGAGTTCCATGATATGGATGAAGATAAATCTGACTCTACAGGGTCGGTTTGCGGGAGCATTATGGGGATTGGCGATCGCATCGGCTTTGGCGCAAGAAGACACTCCCCTGAGGGAATATGCCCTGGCAGTCGAAGGCGGCCGGCAGTTGATTGATGGCGGAACTTTAAATGTTCGGAAGTTATCTGTGGCTCAACCTCAAGAGTCGATCGCTCTCTTGCTCCTCCTTTCTCTTTACTATCATGAAGATCCGCAACTCTTTTCCGATCGCTGGGAAGAAATTTCAGCGTATTACCAATATTCCCCTGATTGGGAAATAGCTGGACGGGTCATTGCCTTGACTGTAGGCCTGCTCCTCGAGGGGAAGAGCGACCCAAAACGCCTAATCGAGGGATTGCGATCGCAACTTCAGTACCGCGACACTGCCGAGAGTCCGTCTCTCAATTCTGCTCTCAATTATCTCTGTGAAAATCCGAGAGCGGTTTTCCAACAACAAGAATTAAGCGAAAAAGTCTCCAGAGCACTGCAACCGGTGGTATTGGGATTGGCGTGTTTTTTAGCCAGTTCTCATTCCTTCTCCGGAGTAATTTCTCTGGCCAAAAACTATACCCATCACCGCGATTGTATTTTGGCGATCGCAGCCATACTTGTTGGAGTCGATCGAACCCAAGGAGCGATCGCGGTTCCTTGGCAACTTTGGTTGCAGCATCAGATCGCTGGCAACTCCCAAGTATTAGTCGATCCCGGCGATCTGGCCATCGGACTTCTGTCGAGTTGGTCGGGAGCGCATCTGCCCCAGTTCGACCGCTCCAACCCGAAAATTTCACAGAGCTACGTGCTCCAGAGCCGATCTCGCCACGCTAAGATAGTCTAG
- the ctaD gene encoding cytochrome c oxidase subunit I, producing the protein MTRAQESASLETEAYRPSWRDFLSFSTDHKIIGMQYLLTSFFFYIIGGLLAVAVRAELATPESDFVSRDLYNGLFTVHATVMIFLWIVPAGAGLANYLVPLMIGAKDMAFPRLNAVAFWLIIPGGLLLMSSFLVGAPAAGWTSYPPLSTTGAKAGELIWILSVLLLGTSSILGGINFMTTLVKMRMPGMGIYDMPLFCWATISVSILILMSTPVLAGALILLAFDLMAGTSFFNPMGGGDPIVYQHLFWFYSHPAVYIMIVPLFGVISEIIPVHARKPIFGYKAIAFSSLVISFLGLIVWAHHMFTSGTPGWLRMFFMIATMIIAVPTGIKIFSWLATLWGGKIRLNSAMLFAMGFVSLFVVGGLSGIMLASVPFDIHVHDTYFVVAHLHYVLFGGSVFGIYGAIYHWFPKMTGRMLNETWGRIHFVLTFAGFNLCFLPMHWLGLQGMPRRVAEYDPQFASINMVCTVGSILLAVSTVPFLINATWSWLAGEIAPANPWNALTLEWLTASPPPVENFVEDPILWSGPYDYGIDTEAIEDDKSVDELLAEMTPSS; encoded by the coding sequence ATGACACGCGCACAAGAATCAGCCTCCCTTGAAACTGAAGCTTATCGCCCCAGTTGGCGAGACTTCCTCAGCTTCAGCACCGATCACAAAATTATCGGGATGCAATACCTATTGACCTCCTTTTTCTTCTACATCATTGGAGGTCTTCTCGCCGTTGCCGTTCGCGCCGAACTGGCTACCCCAGAATCGGATTTTGTCAGTCGCGACCTCTATAATGGACTGTTTACCGTTCATGCTACGGTCATGATTTTCCTCTGGATTGTCCCGGCTGGAGCTGGTTTAGCCAACTACTTAGTGCCGCTGATGATTGGGGCTAAGGATATGGCATTTCCTCGCCTGAATGCGGTGGCCTTCTGGCTGATTATTCCCGGAGGCCTGCTCCTGATGAGTAGCTTCTTGGTGGGTGCTCCCGCAGCAGGTTGGACTTCTTATCCTCCTTTAAGTACCACAGGAGCGAAAGCTGGGGAGTTGATTTGGATTCTCAGCGTCCTCTTATTAGGAACCTCCTCTATTTTAGGAGGCATCAACTTCATGACCACATTGGTCAAGATGAGAATGCCGGGTATGGGGATTTATGATATGCCCCTGTTTTGCTGGGCGACGATCTCGGTATCGATTTTGATTTTGATGTCTACCCCGGTTTTAGCTGGAGCATTAATCCTGTTAGCCTTCGATTTAATGGCGGGAACCTCCTTTTTTAATCCTATGGGAGGAGGCGACCCCATTGTCTATCAACACTTGTTCTGGTTCTATTCGCACCCAGCGGTATACATCATGATCGTGCCTCTGTTTGGGGTAATTTCGGAAATTATTCCCGTTCACGCGCGCAAACCGATTTTTGGCTATAAGGCGATCGCATTTTCCAGCCTCGTCATCAGCTTCCTCGGCCTCATCGTCTGGGCCCACCACATGTTTACCAGCGGTACTCCCGGATGGTTGCGCATGTTCTTCATGATCGCGACGATGATTATCGCCGTTCCTACCGGGATTAAAATCTTTAGTTGGTTAGCCACCCTTTGGGGAGGAAAAATCCGCCTCAATAGTGCCATGCTATTTGCCATGGGCTTTGTTTCCCTCTTTGTCGTCGGTGGATTGAGCGGGATCATGTTAGCTTCGGTTCCCTTCGATATCCACGTTCACGATACTTACTTTGTGGTCGCTCACCTGCACTACGTGCTCTTTGGCGGTAGCGTCTTCGGCATTTATGGAGCCATTTATCACTGGTTCCCGAAAATGACCGGTAGAATGCTGAATGAAACTTGGGGTAGAATTCACTTTGTTCTTACCTTTGCTGGCTTTAATCTTTGCTTCCTGCCCATGCATTGGCTCGGACTGCAAGGAATGCCACGCCGTGTCGCTGAATACGATCCGCAATTTGCCAGTATCAATATGGTTTGCACGGTTGGGTCAATTCTGTTGGCAGTTTCCACGGTTCCCTTTTTGATTAATGCTACTTGGAGCTGGTTAGCGGGAGAGATTGCTCCGGCAAATCCTTGGAATGCTCTCACTCTAGAGTGGTTAACGGCGTCTCCTCCTCCCGTCGAAAATTTCGTGGAAGACCCCATTCTCTGGTCCGGTCCCTATGACTATGGCATCGATACTGAAGCCATTGAAGACGATAAATCAGTAGATGAGTTACTCGCAGAAATGACCCCATCCAGCTAG